A genomic window from Prunus persica cultivar Lovell chromosome G2, Prunus_persica_NCBIv2, whole genome shotgun sequence includes:
- the LOC18784752 gene encoding reticulon-like protein B1, with product MAEPAPTPTPESLVDKIYGHHASASSSDSDDDKKKSKHNVVKPKVEDDKPSTHDSVKSKIFRLFGREKPVHKVLGGGKPADVLLWRNKKISASVLGGATVLWVFFELLEYHLITLVCHLLILSLAVFFLWSNASTFINKSPPQIPKVQLSERTVLDLASALRIELNRAFHILRDIASGRDLKTFLGVIAILWILSVVGKWFNFLTLFYITFVLLHTLPVIYEKYDVQIDAFSEKALIEFKKQYAVFDAKVLSKIPKGPLKEKKKD from the exons atggcggagcCAGCACCGACACCAACGCCAGAATCGCTGGTGGATAAGATCTACGGCCACCACGCATCGGCCTCTTCATCGGACTCCGACGACGACAAGAAGAAGTCCAAGCACAACGTCGTTAAACCCAAGGTTGAAGACGACAAGCCGTCTACTCACGATTCCGTCAAATCCAAGATTTTTAGGCTCTTCGGTAGAGAGAAGCCCGTTCACAAGGTTTTGGGCGGTGGCAAAC CTGCTGATGTCCTCCTATGGAGGAACAAGAAAATTTCTGCAAGTGTGCTTGGTGGTGCTACTGTATTATGGGTTTTCTTTGAGTTGCTTGAATACCATCTAATCACTCTGGTGTGCCATTTATTGATACTCTCTCTGGCTGTCTTTTTCCTGTGGTCCAATGCATCAACCTTTATCAACAA GTCTCCACCACAAATCCCAAAGGTTCAACTCTCTGAGAGGACTGTCCTTGATTTGGCATCTGCATTGAGAATTGAGCTCAACAGAGCATTTCACATTTTGCGGGATATTGCATCTGGGAGAGATTTGAAGACGTTCCTTGGT GTTATAGCCATCTTGTGGATTCTGTCAGTGGTTGGGAAATGGTTCAACTTCCTGACCTTATTCTACATAA CTTTTGTGTTGCTGCACACATTGCCGGTGATTTATGAGAAATATGATGTGCAGATTGATGCCTTTTCTGAGAAGGCATTGATTGAGTTCAAGAAGCAGTACGCAGTGTTTGATGCCaaggttttgagtaaaattccCAAGGGCCcattgaaagaaaagaagaaggattAG
- the LOC18785377 gene encoding F-box protein At5g52880 isoform X2 encodes MSKPLERYQKLGLKESLPRIHRYPLACKELSFILRGAYKKIPKNLQSLIFQDTLTAFRLLPEMQTRNAVLAAHLLLQSVEATLPKQKKNAAVTEYKNAMVAHKRRTKARQEENGSTQLPQDVLVHIFSFLDMQSLVSVGRVCWLWNIAASENNLWQAQYTTFFGNSDNDAMIKGRQIGRLVEDEGGYTLFWREAFKRAYLGSSSKKLKSSRGYCRDCNTIVWLDNMKCSNEHTGLNSENQQIKPVLPSQVVGYLLDDSLSMASSSDSDSDSDGGPFSRLWAYQRPLSKTQ; translated from the exons ATGTCAAAACCATTAGAGAGATACCAAAAACTTGGCTTGAAAGAGTCTTTACCAAGAATTCACAGGTACCCGTTAGCCTGTAAGGAGCTGAGCTTTATTCTCAGAGGCGCTTACAAGAAAATTCCCAAGAATCTTCAATCGCTCATCTTCCAGGACACCCTCACCGCCTTTCGTCTCCTCCCTGA AATGCAGACACGCAATGCTGTTTTGGCAGCCCATCTCCTCCTTCAGAGCGTCGAGGCCACGTTGCcaaagcaaaagaagaatGCAGCTGTTACAGAATATAAGAATGCAATGGTTGCTCATAAGAGGCGCACTAAAGCCCGCCAAGAAGAAAACG GTTCAACCCAGCTGCCACAAGATGTTCTTGTTCACATATTCAGTTTCCTCGATATGCAATCTTTAGTCTCTGTTGGACGAGTCTGCTG GTTGTGGAATATAGCGGCAAGTGAGAACAATTTGTGGCAGGCACAATACACTACTTTCTTCGGGAATTCTGATAATGATGCGATGATTAAGGGTCGACAGATTGGTAGACTGGTTGAAGATGAAGGGGGGTATACACTATTTTGGCGAGAAGCCTTCAAACGAGCATATTTAG GTAGTTcttcaaagaaattgaaatccAGTAGGGGATACTGTAGGGACTGCAACACGATTGTTTGGCTCGATAACATGAAATGTTCAAATGAACATACAGGACTAAATTCTGAAAATCAGCAAATTAAGCCGGTGTTACCCAGTCAG GTGGTTGGGTATCTCTTGGATGATTCTTTATCAATGGCATCTTCTTCAGACAGTGATAGTGATTCAGATGGAGGGCCATTTTCCAGGTTATGGGCCTACCAAAGACCCTTGAGCAAAACCCAGTAA
- the LOC18785377 gene encoding F-box protein At5g52880 isoform X1 yields MSKPLERYQKLGLKESLPRIHRYPLACKELSFILRGAYKKIPKNLQSLIFQDTLTAFRLLPEMQTRNAVLAAHLLLQSVEATLPKQKKNAAVTEYKNAMVAHKRRTKARQEENVSGSTQLPQDVLVHIFSFLDMQSLVSVGRVCWLWNIAASENNLWQAQYTTFFGNSDNDAMIKGRQIGRLVEDEGGYTLFWREAFKRAYLGSSSKKLKSSRGYCRDCNTIVWLDNMKCSNEHTGLNSENQQIKPVLPSQVVGYLLDDSLSMASSSDSDSDSDGGPFSRLWAYQRPLSKTQ; encoded by the exons ATGTCAAAACCATTAGAGAGATACCAAAAACTTGGCTTGAAAGAGTCTTTACCAAGAATTCACAGGTACCCGTTAGCCTGTAAGGAGCTGAGCTTTATTCTCAGAGGCGCTTACAAGAAAATTCCCAAGAATCTTCAATCGCTCATCTTCCAGGACACCCTCACCGCCTTTCGTCTCCTCCCTGA AATGCAGACACGCAATGCTGTTTTGGCAGCCCATCTCCTCCTTCAGAGCGTCGAGGCCACGTTGCcaaagcaaaagaagaatGCAGCTGTTACAGAATATAAGAATGCAATGGTTGCTCATAAGAGGCGCACTAAAGCCCGCCAAGAAGAAAACG TTTCAGGTTCAACCCAGCTGCCACAAGATGTTCTTGTTCACATATTCAGTTTCCTCGATATGCAATCTTTAGTCTCTGTTGGACGAGTCTGCTG GTTGTGGAATATAGCGGCAAGTGAGAACAATTTGTGGCAGGCACAATACACTACTTTCTTCGGGAATTCTGATAATGATGCGATGATTAAGGGTCGACAGATTGGTAGACTGGTTGAAGATGAAGGGGGGTATACACTATTTTGGCGAGAAGCCTTCAAACGAGCATATTTAG GTAGTTcttcaaagaaattgaaatccAGTAGGGGATACTGTAGGGACTGCAACACGATTGTTTGGCTCGATAACATGAAATGTTCAAATGAACATACAGGACTAAATTCTGAAAATCAGCAAATTAAGCCGGTGTTACCCAGTCAG GTGGTTGGGTATCTCTTGGATGATTCTTTATCAATGGCATCTTCTTCAGACAGTGATAGTGATTCAGATGGAGGGCCATTTTCCAGGTTATGGGCCTACCAAAGACCCTTGAGCAAAACCCAGTAA